The genomic region TTGAAATAGCGGTACACCCATCCACCCAGGGCCGGGGACTTGCGCATAAGGCGCCCGCTCCACCGGGCCCGAAACGCTGAACTGAAGATGAATGGATCATTCAACAGGCGGCGGGCCAACCCCCGTTCCAGGGAAACATATTCCTTCCGGAAATTCCGGCGGCGTTGAGCCATGCCGGGCCCGACCACCGATATCAGCGTCAGCAGCAGATAGATTGCGGCGCCGACAACCGCCACCAGTATCCACATGACAAGGGGAATAATCAAGATGCGTCCTTTGTGATTGCGTACGGAACAGCATCCCATATGTCACCTCTTTTTCAGGACTTGAGCCGGTTGTTTCGTTTTCATGCCCGGTACGTAAGCCGATGAATATTGGCAAATGCTTCCACGGCCTGATCCACTTCCGACACAGTATTGTAAGGCCCGAATGAAAAACGCAAGCTCTCCGACAGGCCGCGGCGGTTAAAGAATGCATGGGCGCAATGCCTGCCCGGCCGGACCATTACCGCCGCAGATTCATTGAGTAAACGCGCTGTGTCCATGGCATCCATTCCTTTCAGAATCAGGTTACAGATCCCGGCCCTGCGGACGGCATCTTTGGGTCCCAGAATACGCACTCCCGGGAATTCGGACAGACGATCCGTGATATGGCGGTTCAATTCCACCAGGTGACGATGAATATGGCGATGGCCCAGTCGATCCACCAAATCCGCCGCTGCCGCGGCCCCGATAGCCCCGGCGTAATCCTGCAATCCAGCCTCGAAGCGCTGTGGAACCTCCGCGGGCACGTAATGGTTCAAGGTCGAATCAATCACCGTGTCACCGCCCGTAAGGTGAGGATCCAAGGCTTTCAGAAGTTCCAACCGGCCATAGAGGACGCCCATTCCGGTCGGTCCCATCATTTTATGCATCGACGCCACCATGAAGTCGACGCCAAGACGGCGCACATCCACTTTCTGATGCAAGACGCTCTGGGCGACATCCAGGCAAACCAGACTTCCATGCTTGCGGGCGATGGAAACGATCTCACTGATTGGGAAAGTGACGCCGGTGACGTTTGATGTATGCAATAACGATACAAGTTTGACGCTGCCGTCCATGGCGCGTTCAAAGGCGCGCATGTCGAACCCGGTATCTTCCAGTGTGGGGATCACGATTCTGCGAATCCCCCGGTGTTTTTCCGCCCATTGCCATGGGATGAGATTGGAGTTGTGTTCCAACTCGCTGGTCAAAACCGAATCACCCGGAGCGAAAGCAATCCCCCGCGACAGCACGTTCAAACCTTCCGTGGCGTTGCGCAGAAACACGATCTCGTTTGGAGAACGGGCATTGAAAAACCGTTGCAGGCGGCTTCTGGCCGCCGCGAATGCAGTGGAAGTTCGTGCGGCGAAATCATGGTCCGCGCGTCCATGGCAACCGGGGAAACCATGGTAGTAATCCATCATGGCATTGGTGACACTCAACGGTTTCAAGGTCATGCAGGCGTTGTCGAAATAAACAGGGAGTTTTCCCTTGCGGCGTGCGGTCAGTACGGGAAACTCTTTTCTCAGTTCATCGGGTTTCATTATTCAGCCCACCCTTAAAGTCCGGGCAACTGATCAATTGTACTAATTTTGGTTACCTTTAGTCAAGTAAAAATGCCGACACTTTTCTTTTTTTTTAAGGATTTGCCTGCAAAAGAAATCCATGATACTATAAAAGGTAACAACATAAGGTACGTTAATGAAAATATCAGCGCGGACAAGATACGCGATACGCATCCTGGTTGAACTGGGAACGGATATGTCCCGAGTTCATTCCCTGCGGGAAGTGGAGGCCGGCCAGCAGATATCCGCCAAGTTCGCCAAGCAGATTCTGCAACCCCTGGAAAGCCGGAGTTTGATCACCAGTCGGCGCGGCGCCCGCGGCGGGTACAGACTGAAGATTGATCCCAACCAGGTTTCACTCCTGGACGTGTTCAAGATCACCGGAGAACCCCTGCTTACCGCTCCCTGTGTCAATGACTTAGAGTATTGTCCCCGCAACCACGGTTGCGGCGCCCGCAGTCACTGGCAAGCCCTGGACAAACTGATCCGGGACTATCTGGAGCAGACCACCATCGCCGACCTGATCCGAGCGGAAAAACGCGACTCAGTTGTCCCGGACTCCTGAAGAAACTTTCTCCTTAATCGCGACCATACGCCAGGCAATGCGAAACACCAGGGGACGTATGCGAACTATGGTGAAACCGCATGCGCCAACCAATTTCCGAAACTCTGAAACCGACATGAATTCATCAATAGATCGATTCAACCACGCCGCATCCCGGCCCAACCCGGTGACTTTGCCATAGACCCACGGAACGATCCTGCCCAGGTAGATACGGAAAAAAGCCCGTAACAGCCGGGAACGGGGAGGAAAGAAATCCAATACCATGAGGATCCCCCCCGGACGCAGGGTCCTATGGCATTCCCGGATGGTTTTTTCCAGGCTTTCCAGGTTGCGCATAACAAATCCTGAAATCACCCCGTCCCAGGTATTATCGCGGAACGGCAGGGCTTCTCCCTGTGCCTGGATGGGCAGGAAAGCCCTTCCAAACCTTTTCCCCCTGGCCAGCATGGCGTAACTCGGATCGACACCAACGCAGAAAGCCCGTTGTTTTGCCAGGCCCTCGGACATCTGCCCGCCCCCGCTTCCCAGGTCAAGGATGCGGCCGCTCAGTGAAAGTCCCTGCAGGGAGCGATACCGCCACCAGGCATCCAAACCCAGGCTGGACAAGTGGTTGAAGCGATCGTAATGATCCGCCATGCGGCCAAACAGTCCCTGCGGCCGCGAATTGCTCGGGTCCGGTCGCTTTGTCAAATCCGGATTATTCCACCCGGGCGCGTCGCGAATCCCAGTACAGGTAACCCAGCAGCAGCAGGAACATGACAAAACCCAGGGCCTCGCCGCCGAATGATTCCTGCCAGTGCTCGGTCCCCAGGGACCGGATCATGGACCATCCTTCGCCGAATACCAGTTGGCCGAAATATATAATGGCCGCGGCCACTACTCCCATGATGGCCCCTCCGGCAATGAATCCGGATGCAATCAGGGTCCCCCGCTCCTTGCGCGCAGTCTGCAGTTTTTTGTCACTGGTGCTGCGGGAAACAAAATGCGCGATCAGGCCGCCGGCCAGCAGGGGTGTGTTGAGGTAAAGCGGCAGGTACATCCCCAGGGCGAAGGCCAGCGGAGGAACACCGATGAACTCCAGGACGATGGCCAACATGATTCCCGCCAGGTAAAGCAGCCAGGGAGCCGGTTGGCCGGTCATCAAGGGCTTTAGTACCGCAGCCATGGCCGAAGCCTGGGGCGCTTCCAGTCCACCCGGACCGAAGCCATAGGTCTTGTAGAGCATCAAAATCACCAGGCCGACCGCGGCCGCGGAAAGCAGGGTACCCAGAAACTTGTAACGCTGCTGGGTTACCGGAGTTGTGCCAAGCCAGTACCCGATCTTTAAGTCGGTGATAAAGCCTCCGGCCATGGCCAGGGCGGTGCACACGACACCTCCGATCAACAGCGCGGCCAACATGCCCTGTTCACCTTTCAGGCCCACGGACACGAGAATCACCGAAGAAATGATCAGGGTCATCAGCGTCATTCCCGATACGGGGTTCGTGCCCACTATGGCGATGGCCCGGGCGGAAACCGTGGTAAACAGGAAAGAGATGATGGTCACGATGACCAGGCCGACCAGGGCATGGTACCAGTTGCCTCCCACAACGCCCAGCAGGAAAAAGGCGAACACACCTATCAACGTTGCAAAAATCAGGATGACATTCCATTTCATGGACATGTCGCGCTGCAGGCGTTCCGGGCGCTCAATGCCTTGTTCACTTCCCTTGCCGGTGATTTCACGGGCGGCCAGCCGGAAGGCGCCCACGATGATGCCGCGAGACTTGATAATGCCGATAATCCCGGCCGCGGCAATGCCGCCGATACCGATATGGCGCACGTATTCACTGAAGATCTCAATCGGAAGCATATCGGATATGGGCTTGGCGGCGTTCAGGATGGGTGCGGGATTGAACTGGCCGATGTAGTAGATGGCCGGCACCAGTACCCACCAGGAAAGAAAGGATCCGCAGGCGATAATCAGGGAATACTTCAGGCCGATGATATAACCAAGGCCGGTTACGGCCGCCCCGATATTGATGTTGAATTCCAATTTCACGGAATCCGCCAGTTTGCGGCCCCAGGAAAACACCCGGGTGGAAACGATCTCTTTCCAGAAACCCAGGCCGGAAACCATGAAGTCGTACAAGCCGCCGATGAACAGCGCTTTAACCAGGATTCGTGCCTGGTTCCCGCCCGCTTCCCCGGCCACCAGCACCTCGGTGGTCGCCGTGGCTTCGGGAAAGGGGAACTCCCCGTGCATATCCGCCACGAAATACTTGCGGAAAGGAATCAGGAAAAGGATACCCATGAACCCGCCCAGCAAAGATGCCAGAAACACCTGCATGAACGTGGCTTCAAGACCCAGAATGTAGAGTCCGGGTATGGTAAAGATGGCCCCGGCGACGATCAGTCCCGAACTGGCACCGATGGACTGGATGATCACGTTCTCCGACAAGGCGTTGCGCCGCCCCGTCATGACCGAAAATCCCACGGCCAGGATGGCGATGGGTATGGCGGCCTCAAACACCTGGCCGATCTTCAGGCCAAGATAAGCCGCGGCCATTGAAAACAAAACCGCATAAAACATGCCCCAGAAAAGTGAATATGGGGTCACTTCCGGCAACGGCCGGTCAGCGGGAACCACGGGACGATACGTTTCTCCTTCTTCCAGCTTGCGATAGGCGTTTTCCGGCAAGCCGGTGGGACGATCCCGCCCCCTGAGTTCATCATGGCTCATGCTAGGCCACCTCCATTTCGAAACGCTTCCCGCCGCCAAAAATGGGCGGAAATACAGGTTGAGGCTAGCATACCACCCACGCTAATTCAAGGCAAATTCAAGACGTCGCCGGTAAACGGAAATCGCGGCCTTCACCGGCTTGCGGTTGACACCCGAATCGGGCCTGTGCTACCATGCAAAGCGGGTCTTGAGGGCAAAACCGCCTTTCTGGAGGGTGTCATGGACGTATCCACAAGTTACATGGGATTGGAATTGCGCAACCCCATCATTATCGGCAGTTGTGGTTTCACGGGTTCCTTGGACAGCATTCGTCGCCTGGAGGATCACGGTGCGGCCGCAGTGGTGCTCAAGTCCATTTTCGAAGAGCAGATCCTGAATGAAGCCGGCACCCTGCACGAAGGCTCGATGGGCCACGCCGAAGCCGCGGATTACATCACCCAGTACACCCGACGCCACAGCCTGGACGAATACCTGCGCCTCATTCGCGACAGCCGGGAAAAAACCGGCATCCCCGTAATTGCCAGCATCAACTGCATTTCCGCTTCCGAGTGGACGGAATACGCCCGCCAGATCGAGCAGGCCGGCGCCCATGCGCTGGAACTCAACCTGTTCGTATTGCCCGCGGATACGCAACAGGACGGGGAAGCCATTGAAGGAATATATTTCGACATCGTCAGCCAGGTCACGGCCCAGGTAGTCATTCCCGTGGCGCTGAAAATCAGCCCCTATTTTTCCAGCCTGGCCAACACGGCATTTAACCTGTCGGTACGCAATGTGGCCGCCCTGGTCCTGTTCAACCGCTTTTACAGTCCGGACATAGATATTAAATCGATGAAAGTCATCAACGGAGAAGTCACCAGCTGCCCCAACGAGAATGCGATGGTATTGCGCTGGATCGCCTTATTGGCGGGCCGGGTTCACTGCGACCTGGCCGCCACTACCGGAATCCACGATGGGACCGCGGTAATCAAGAACCTTCTGGCCGGAGCCGCGGTTGTGCAGATCGCGTCGTCCATCTACAAACAGGGACCCAAAGTCGTGGCTTCCATGCTGACGGAAATCCGACAATGGATGGAGGAGTCCGGTGTGACGCGGCTTTATGATGTGATCGGCCGACTGAGCCGCAGGAACATCGATGCCCCGCAACTCTATGAGCGCGCCCAATTCATGAAATACTTCGCCGGCGCTAGAGACTGATTTCCCTGCCGGCAAAATGGCGTCGGGAATGCCTCTGACAGATACACCAAACGCCCTTTTTTTCACACGCTGGTGGATAGCCGCTCGTCCCTTCTCATTTCCCGCCTCCACCATGCCTGTACTTTTCGGAGCTCTGCTGGCCGCCGTTCTGACTGCCGGGTCGCCGCACTGGGGACGTTTGCTGCTGTCTTTGGCGGCCATGCTGCTGCTGCAATCCGGCGCCAACATCCTCAATGATGCAACCGATTTCCGCTGCGGACTGGATCGGGAACCCACTCCCGGCAGCGGCGCCGTGGTGCGACACCTGCTGACACCTCGCCAGGCCCTTCACGGCGCCGCACTGCTCTTTGGCATGGGCACACTGTTGGGTCTTTTCCTTGCCTGGCAAACCACGTGGTGGCTGCTGGCCGTAGGCGCTACCGGAGTCTTTCTGGGCGTTTTCTATTCCCCTGGAGG from Candidatus Aminicenantes bacterium harbors:
- a CDS encoding oligopeptide transporter, OPT family; translation: MSHDELRGRDRPTGLPENAYRKLEEGETYRPVVPADRPLPEVTPYSLFWGMFYAVLFSMAAAYLGLKIGQVFEAAIPIAILAVGFSVMTGRRNALSENVIIQSIGASSGLIVAGAIFTIPGLYILGLEATFMQVFLASLLGGFMGILFLIPFRKYFVADMHGEFPFPEATATTEVLVAGEAGGNQARILVKALFIGGLYDFMVSGLGFWKEIVSTRVFSWGRKLADSVKLEFNINIGAAVTGLGYIIGLKYSLIIACGSFLSWWVLVPAIYYIGQFNPAPILNAAKPISDMLPIEIFSEYVRHIGIGGIAAAGIIGIIKSRGIIVGAFRLAAREITGKGSEQGIERPERLQRDMSMKWNVILIFATLIGVFAFFLLGVVGGNWYHALVGLVIVTIISFLFTTVSARAIAIVGTNPVSGMTLMTLIISSVILVSVGLKGEQGMLAALLIGGVVCTALAMAGGFITDLKIGYWLGTTPVTQQRYKFLGTLLSAAAVGLVILMLYKTYGFGPGGLEAPQASAMAAVLKPLMTGQPAPWLLYLAGIMLAIVLEFIGVPPLAFALGMYLPLYLNTPLLAGGLIAHFVSRSTSDKKLQTARKERGTLIASGFIAGGAIMGVVAAAIIYFGQLVFGEGWSMIRSLGTEHWQESFGGEALGFVMFLLLLGYLYWDSRRARVE
- a CDS encoding aminotransferase class V-fold PLP-dependent enzyme, whose amino-acid sequence is MKPDELRKEFPVLTARRKGKLPVYFDNACMTLKPLSVTNAMMDYYHGFPGCHGRADHDFAARTSTAFAAARSRLQRFFNARSPNEIVFLRNATEGLNVLSRGIAFAPGDSVLTSELEHNSNLIPWQWAEKHRGIRRIVIPTLEDTGFDMRAFERAMDGSVKLVSLLHTSNVTGVTFPISEIVSIARKHGSLVCLDVAQSVLHQKVDVRRLGVDFMVASMHKMMGPTGMGVLYGRLELLKALDPHLTGGDTVIDSTLNHYVPAEVPQRFEAGLQDYAGAIGAAAAADLVDRLGHRHIHRHLVELNRHITDRLSEFPGVRILGPKDAVRRAGICNLILKGMDAMDTARLLNESAAVMVRPGRHCAHAFFNRRGLSESLRFSFGPYNTVSEVDQAVEAFANIHRLTYRA
- a CDS encoding methyltransferase domain-containing protein, with translation MADHYDRFNHLSSLGLDAWWRYRSLQGLSLSGRILDLGSGGGQMSEGLAKQRAFCVGVDPSYAMLARGKRFGRAFLPIQAQGEALPFRDNTWDGVISGFVMRNLESLEKTIRECHRTLRPGGILMVLDFFPPRSRLLRAFFRIYLGRIVPWVYGKVTGLGRDAAWLNRSIDEFMSVSEFRKLVGACGFTIVRIRPLVFRIAWRMVAIKEKVSSGVRDN
- a CDS encoding dihydroorotate dehydrogenase-like protein, with protein sequence MDVSTSYMGLELRNPIIIGSCGFTGSLDSIRRLEDHGAAAVVLKSIFEEQILNEAGTLHEGSMGHAEAADYITQYTRRHSLDEYLRLIRDSREKTGIPVIASINCISASEWTEYARQIEQAGAHALELNLFVLPADTQQDGEAIEGIYFDIVSQVTAQVVIPVALKISPYFSSLANTAFNLSVRNVAALVLFNRFYSPDIDIKSMKVINGEVTSCPNENAMVLRWIALLAGRVHCDLAATTGIHDGTAVIKNLLAGAAVVQIASSIYKQGPKVVASMLTEIRQWMEESGVTRLYDVIGRLSRRNIDAPQLYERAQFMKYFAGARD
- a CDS encoding Rrf2 family transcriptional regulator, with translation MKISARTRYAIRILVELGTDMSRVHSLREVEAGQQISAKFAKQILQPLESRSLITSRRGARGGYRLKIDPNQVSLLDVFKITGEPLLTAPCVNDLEYCPRNHGCGARSHWQALDKLIRDYLEQTTIADLIRAEKRDSVVPDS